A genomic stretch from Prionailurus bengalensis isolate Pbe53 chromosome E2, Fcat_Pben_1.1_paternal_pri, whole genome shotgun sequence includes:
- the B3GNT9 gene encoding UDP-GlcNAc:betaGal beta-1,3-N-acetylglucosaminyltransferase 9 isoform X1 translates to MSRRAQLEGHVAAAPAPLPANAAFGPGPVHGCPWDPALSPGALASGAAPLPRDERGGGVSHADMRRRLRLRGDASITLLLGTALGLLLYTQREGATPTTNALRAQGKVEAAPTPGLRVFQARDADAAPAPLVYEGDTPEPPTPTGPFDFGRYLRAKDQRRFPLLINQPHKCRGDGAPEGGPDLLIAVKSVAADFERRQAVRQTWGAEGRVQGALVRRVFLLGVPRSTGTDRADTEGDGTRTHWPALLRAESRAYADILLWAFDDTFFNLTLKEIHFLAWASAYCPEVRFVFKGDADVFVHVGNLLEFLAPRDPAQDLLAGDVIVQARPIRARASKYYIPEAVYGLPAYPAYAGGGGFVLSGVTLRRLAGACAQVELFPIDDVFLGMCLQRLRLTPEPHPAFRTFGIPRPSAAPHLRTFDPCFYRELVVVHGLSAADIWLMWRLLNGPHGPACARPWPAAAGSFRWDS, encoded by the exons ATGTCCCGGCGCGCACAGCTGGAGGGTCACGTGGCAGCGGCCCCGGCCCCCCTTCCTGCCAACGCTGCATTTGGCCCAGGCCCGGTTCATGGCTGCCCTTGGGACCCTGCGCTGAGCCCCGGAGCCCTGGCGTCCGGGGCCGCGCCGCTCCCAAGGGACGAGA GGGGCGGGGGCGTGAGCCACGCGGACATGAGGCGGAGGCTGCGCCTACGCGGGGACGCGTCGATCACGCTTCTCCTTGGCACCGCCCTCGGCCTCCTGCTCTACACACAGCGCGAGGGCGCGACCCCGACGACCAACGCACTCCGAGCGCAAGGGAAGGTAGAGGCAGCGCCTACTCCGGGACTCCGAGTCTTCCAGGCACGGGACGCGGAcgcagccccagcccctctggTCTACGAAGGGGACACACCGGAGCCGCCCACACCCACGGGGCCCTTTGACTTTGGCCGCTACCTACGCGCCAAGGACCAGCGGCGCTTCCCCTTGCTCATTAATCAGCCGCACAAATGCCGAGGAGATGGCGCACCTGAAGGTGGACCCGACTTGCTCATCGCCGTCAAGTCAGTGGCGGCGGACTTCGAGCGGCGCCAGGCCGTGCGCCAGACGTGGGGTGCTGAGGGCCGTGTGCAGGGGGCGCTCGTGCGCCGCGTGTTCTTGCTGGGCGTGCCCAGGAGCACGGGCACTGACAGGGCAGACACCGAGGGGGATGGCACGCGAACCCACTGGCCAGCCCTGCTGCGTGCCGAAAGCCGTGCATACGCGGACATCCTGCTCTGGGCTTTTGACGACACTTTCTTCAACCTAACGCTCAAGGAGATCCACTTTCTGGCCTGGGCCTCTGCCTACTGTCCCGAGGTGCGCTTCGTTTTTAAGGGCGACGCAGATGTGTTTGTGCACGTGGGAAACCTGCTGGAGTTCCTGGCGCCGCGGGACCCGGCGCAGGACCTGCTTGCGGGTGACGTGATTGTGCAGGCTCGGCCAATCCGCGCGCGAGCTAGCAAATACTACATCCCAGAGGCTGTGTATGGCTTGCCCGCCTACCCGGCCTACGCGGGTGGTGGTGGCTTTGTGCTTTCAGGGGTTACGCTGCGTCGCCTGGCCGGCGCCTGTGCACAGGTTGAGCTTTTCCCCATTGACGACGTCTTTCTGGGCATGTGTCTACAGCGCCTTCGGCTCACACCGGAACCTCACCCTGCTTTCCGCACCTTTGGCATCCCTCGTCCTTCAGCCGCGCCGCACCTGCGCACCTTTGACCCCTGCTTTTACCGGGAGCTAGTTGTAGTGCACGGGCTCTCGGCGGCCGACATCTGGCTTATGTGGCGCCTGCTGAACGGGCCCCATGGCCCAGCCTGTGCGCGTCCTTGGCCTGCCGCTGCTGGCTCTTTCCGGTGGGACTCCTAG
- the B3GNT9 gene encoding UDP-GlcNAc:betaGal beta-1,3-N-acetylglucosaminyltransferase 9 isoform X2 — MRRRLRLRGDASITLLLGTALGLLLYTQREGATPTTNALRAQGKVEAAPTPGLRVFQARDADAAPAPLVYEGDTPEPPTPTGPFDFGRYLRAKDQRRFPLLINQPHKCRGDGAPEGGPDLLIAVKSVAADFERRQAVRQTWGAEGRVQGALVRRVFLLGVPRSTGTDRADTEGDGTRTHWPALLRAESRAYADILLWAFDDTFFNLTLKEIHFLAWASAYCPEVRFVFKGDADVFVHVGNLLEFLAPRDPAQDLLAGDVIVQARPIRARASKYYIPEAVYGLPAYPAYAGGGGFVLSGVTLRRLAGACAQVELFPIDDVFLGMCLQRLRLTPEPHPAFRTFGIPRPSAAPHLRTFDPCFYRELVVVHGLSAADIWLMWRLLNGPHGPACARPWPAAAGSFRWDS; from the coding sequence ATGAGGCGGAGGCTGCGCCTACGCGGGGACGCGTCGATCACGCTTCTCCTTGGCACCGCCCTCGGCCTCCTGCTCTACACACAGCGCGAGGGCGCGACCCCGACGACCAACGCACTCCGAGCGCAAGGGAAGGTAGAGGCAGCGCCTACTCCGGGACTCCGAGTCTTCCAGGCACGGGACGCGGAcgcagccccagcccctctggTCTACGAAGGGGACACACCGGAGCCGCCCACACCCACGGGGCCCTTTGACTTTGGCCGCTACCTACGCGCCAAGGACCAGCGGCGCTTCCCCTTGCTCATTAATCAGCCGCACAAATGCCGAGGAGATGGCGCACCTGAAGGTGGACCCGACTTGCTCATCGCCGTCAAGTCAGTGGCGGCGGACTTCGAGCGGCGCCAGGCCGTGCGCCAGACGTGGGGTGCTGAGGGCCGTGTGCAGGGGGCGCTCGTGCGCCGCGTGTTCTTGCTGGGCGTGCCCAGGAGCACGGGCACTGACAGGGCAGACACCGAGGGGGATGGCACGCGAACCCACTGGCCAGCCCTGCTGCGTGCCGAAAGCCGTGCATACGCGGACATCCTGCTCTGGGCTTTTGACGACACTTTCTTCAACCTAACGCTCAAGGAGATCCACTTTCTGGCCTGGGCCTCTGCCTACTGTCCCGAGGTGCGCTTCGTTTTTAAGGGCGACGCAGATGTGTTTGTGCACGTGGGAAACCTGCTGGAGTTCCTGGCGCCGCGGGACCCGGCGCAGGACCTGCTTGCGGGTGACGTGATTGTGCAGGCTCGGCCAATCCGCGCGCGAGCTAGCAAATACTACATCCCAGAGGCTGTGTATGGCTTGCCCGCCTACCCGGCCTACGCGGGTGGTGGTGGCTTTGTGCTTTCAGGGGTTACGCTGCGTCGCCTGGCCGGCGCCTGTGCACAGGTTGAGCTTTTCCCCATTGACGACGTCTTTCTGGGCATGTGTCTACAGCGCCTTCGGCTCACACCGGAACCTCACCCTGCTTTCCGCACCTTTGGCATCCCTCGTCCTTCAGCCGCGCCGCACCTGCGCACCTTTGACCCCTGCTTTTACCGGGAGCTAGTTGTAGTGCACGGGCTCTCGGCGGCCGACATCTGGCTTATGTGGCGCCTGCTGAACGGGCCCCATGGCCCAGCCTGTGCGCGTCCTTGGCCTGCCGCTGCTGGCTCTTTCCGGTGGGACTCCTAG
- the TRADD gene encoding tumor necrosis factor receptor type 1-associated DEATH domain protein: MASGPNGLEEWVGSAYLFVESSLDKVVLSDAYAHPQQKVAVYRALRTALAESVGSPEVLQMLKIHRSEPQLIVQVRFCGRQPCSRFLRAYREGALRAALQGCLAAALAQHSVPLELELRAGVERLDTLLTDEERCLSCIFAQKPDRLRDDELSELEDALRNLTCGSGGQGSDVEVAPVPSQSLDASLSDEKPPPPPSGQTFLFQGQPIVNRPLSLQDQQTFARSVGLKWRKVGRSLQRGCRALRDPALDSLAYEYERDGLYEQAFQLLRRFVQAEGRRATLQRLVEALEENELTSLAEDLLGLANPDGGLA, translated from the exons ATGGCGAGTGGGCCAAATGGGCTCGAGGAGTGGGTGGGCAGCGCATACCTGTTTGTGGAGTCCTCGCTGGATAAAGTGGTCCTGTCTGATGCCTACGCTCACCCCCAGCAGAAGGTGGCGGTGTACAGGGCTCTGCGGACTGCACTGGCAG AGAGTGTTGGGAGTCCGGAGGTGCTACAGATGCTCAAGATCCACCGCAGTGAACCGCAGCTGATTGTGCAGGTGCGTTTCTGCGGACGCCAGCCCTGCAGCCGCTTTCTGCGCGCTTATCGCGAGGGGGCGCTGCGCGCCGCGCTGCAAGGGTGCTTGGCAGCAGCCCTCGCCCAGCATTCGGTGCCGTTGGAACTGGAGCTGCGCGCTGGCGTGGAGCGACTGGATACCTTGCTGACGGATGAAGAGCGCTGTTTGAGTTGCATCTTCGCCCAGAAG CCTGACCGGCTCCGGGACGACGAGCTCTCTGAGTTAGAGGATGCGCTCCGGAATCTGACATGCGGCTCAGGGGGCCAGGGTAGCGACGTGGAGGTCGCTCCGGTGCCCTCGCAGTCCCTGGATGCCTCTCTCTCAGACGagaagccgccgccgccgccatctGGCCAGACTTTTCTGTTCCAGGGTCAGCCCATAG TGAACCGGCCGCTGAGCCTGCAGGACCAACAGACGTTCGCGCGCTCAGTAGGCCTCAAGTGGCGCAAAGTGGGGCGCTCCTTGCAGCGAGGCTGTCGTGCGCTGCGGGACCCGGCGCTCGACTCACTGGCCTATGAGTACGAGCGCGACGGGCTGTACGAGCAGGCCTTCCAGCTGCTGCGGCGCTTCGTGCAGGCCGAGGGTCGCCGCGCCACGCTGCAGCGCCTGGTAGAGGCACTAGAGGAGAACGAGCTCACCAGCCTGGCAGAGGACTTGCTGGGCCTGGCGAATCCCGATGGCGGCCTGGCGTAG